A portion of the Chondrinema litorale genome contains these proteins:
- a CDS encoding rhomboid family intramembrane serine protease, which yields MDIIKSIKIPAYIVASFWIVKFLEDITQIDLGFLGIYPRSVHGLIGLIFWPFIHGNYEHLISNTATFFILSASLLFFYPNIAYKVALYLFLITGIGVWLFARDAYHIGASGLIYGFASFLFFSGIFRKDNKAVIISLTVAFLYGGMIYGIFPMYPGVSYESHLIGLLAGIYCAHQFKDYIASGDEVEDDIIYYDNDLNNDLTEGYRNLESDSFKYTFKQKEQEVESDK from the coding sequence ATGGATATAATTAAAAGTATTAAGATACCGGCATATATCGTTGCCTCTTTCTGGATAGTAAAGTTTTTAGAAGATATTACGCAGATAGATTTGGGTTTTTTGGGTATATACCCGAGATCTGTTCATGGTTTAATTGGCTTAATATTTTGGCCTTTTATCCATGGTAATTACGAACATTTAATTTCAAATACAGCTACTTTTTTTATTCTGAGTGCAAGTCTATTATTCTTTTATCCTAACATTGCTTATAAAGTTGCTCTCTATCTTTTTTTAATAACTGGTATTGGTGTTTGGCTTTTTGCTAGGGATGCATACCACATTGGTGCCAGTGGTTTAATTTACGGGTTTGCTTCTTTTCTATTTTTTAGTGGAATTTTCAGAAAAGATAATAAAGCAGTTATAATCTCTTTAACTGTAGCATTTTTGTATGGAGGAATGATCTATGGAATTTTCCCTATGTATCCGGGAGTATCTTATGAATCTCATTTAATTGGTTTGCTAGCTGGTATATATTGTGCACACCAATTTAAAGATTATATCGCCTCAGGTGATGAAGTTGAAGACGATATAATCTACTATGATAATGACTTAAATAACGATCTCACTGAGGGTTATAGAAATCTGGAATCTGACAGTTTTAAATATACTTTTAAGCAAAAAGAGCAGGAAGTAGAGTCAGATAAATAA
- a CDS encoding TIGR04282 family arsenosugar biosynthesis glycosyltransferase, producing MYQHEVLIIFTKNPALGKVKTRLAKTIGDQKALAVYNQLLQLTQKTTATLPYLKIVYYDNFVDENDIWLNNSYSKKLQKKGSLGEKMYDAIDTAFNNKASKVVIIGSDCPEISPKIIIEAFNSLNKFDTVIGPANDGGYYLLGMSKFIPDVFKNKNWSTSTVKHDTISDLKNLNKSIHFLPELTDIDKEADYEKLKKLLN from the coding sequence ATGTACCAACACGAAGTTCTCATTATATTCACAAAAAATCCCGCTTTAGGAAAGGTAAAAACCAGATTAGCCAAAACTATTGGCGATCAAAAAGCTTTGGCAGTCTACAATCAATTACTCCAACTCACTCAAAAAACAACTGCTACTCTCCCTTACTTAAAAATAGTTTATTACGATAATTTTGTTGATGAGAACGATATCTGGTTAAATAACTCCTACTCAAAAAAATTACAGAAAAAAGGTTCTCTAGGTGAAAAAATGTATGATGCAATTGATACTGCATTTAATAATAAAGCAAGCAAGGTTGTAATCATAGGAAGTGACTGTCCAGAAATATCACCTAAAATTATAATTGAAGCATTTAATTCACTTAATAAGTTTGATACTGTAATCGGACCAGCAAATGATGGTGGTTATTATTTATTAGGAATGTCTAAATTTATCCCAGATGTTTTTAAAAATAAAAATTGGAGTACCTCAACTGTAAAACATGATACTATATCTGATCTAAAAAATCTTAATAAGTCAATTCATTTTTTACCAGAATTAACAGATATAGATAAAGAGGCAGATTATGAAAAGCTTAAGAAGCTGTTAAATTAA
- a CDS encoding RNA polymerase sigma factor encodes MRKYKIGDSELISQYKAGNEKAFEVLLERHKNKIYTTILLIVKDSDIAEDLLQETFIKAIKTIKSGRYNEEGKFLPWISRIAHNMAIDYFRKQKRYPTIVMEDGSNVFNTLDFAEDSFESRQIKSETHAKLRELIQNLPDAQREVLMMRHYMQMSFQEIAEITGVSINTALGRMRYALINLRKQMNQSDKNFEKNGK; translated from the coding sequence ATGAGAAAGTACAAAATTGGAGACAGCGAACTAATTTCACAGTATAAAGCAGGAAATGAAAAAGCATTCGAAGTTTTACTTGAACGCCATAAAAATAAAATTTATACTACAATTTTGTTGATCGTAAAAGACTCTGATATTGCAGAAGACCTACTACAAGAAACCTTTATTAAGGCTATTAAAACGATCAAATCAGGAAGATATAACGAAGAAGGCAAATTTCTTCCTTGGATCTCAAGAATAGCTCACAACATGGCAATTGATTATTTTAGAAAACAAAAACGCTATCCAACTATTGTTATGGAAGATGGAAGCAATGTTTTCAATACTTTAGATTTTGCTGAGGACTCTTTCGAATCTCGCCAAATCAAATCAGAAACTCATGCTAAATTAAGAGAGCTTATTCAAAACCTACCAGATGCACAAAGAGAAGTACTTATGATGCGTCATTATATGCAAATGAGTTTTCAAGAAATTGCAGAAATCACAGGAGTTAGCATCAATACTGCACTTGGTAGAATGCGTTATGCATTAATCAACTTAAGAAAGCAAATGAATCAAAGTGATAAAAACTTTGAAAAAAACGGTAAATAA
- a CDS encoding DUF2235 domain-containing protein, with translation MAKNIVVLSDGTGQEGGVGYNTNIYKIFNMLEDRTQRQIAFYDPGLGTDRKKLAGLITGAGISKNILDCYNFIFENYEAGDKIYLFGFSRGAATVRSLSSFIHLFGILPKSRPDLIKKAFQIYKIANDNKRIKEAEGFIAKHHTMWTRIHFIGCFDTVAALGFPSKFLNAILERIPWYRNSFHNFKLSESIENAYHALSIDDERKTFHPVLWDADIIQNEKINQKLLQVWFLGMHTDVGGGYKTTDLSDISLVWMLDKAIKHGIRIYPKHKIKMNELPNGFMNNSRQDGYSRFFKRKVRYWPKNRLDKPIIHESVFSRINNFNNTDNPKYTSWIFECEHGKEAWIKYRDQTWWNE, from the coding sequence ATGGCAAAAAATATTGTTGTCCTATCTGATGGAACTGGACAGGAAGGTGGAGTTGGATACAATACGAATATTTATAAAATTTTTAATATGCTAGAAGACAGAACTCAACGTCAAATAGCATTTTACGATCCGGGACTTGGTACAGATAGGAAAAAACTTGCTGGATTAATAACTGGAGCTGGAATCTCCAAAAACATTCTAGATTGTTATAATTTTATTTTTGAAAACTACGAAGCTGGAGATAAGATTTATCTATTTGGATTTAGCAGAGGTGCTGCTACTGTGAGAAGTTTATCTAGTTTTATTCACCTTTTCGGAATATTACCAAAATCCAGACCCGATTTAATAAAAAAAGCATTTCAGATTTATAAAATTGCGAATGACAATAAAAGAATTAAAGAAGCAGAGGGTTTTATTGCTAAACACCATACAATGTGGACTAGAATCCATTTTATTGGTTGTTTTGACACTGTTGCTGCTCTTGGTTTTCCGTCTAAATTCTTAAATGCAATTCTAGAGCGAATTCCTTGGTATAGAAACTCTTTTCATAATTTTAAACTCAGCGAGAGCATAGAAAATGCCTACCATGCCCTATCTATAGATGATGAAAGAAAAACTTTCCATCCAGTTTTATGGGATGCTGATATTATTCAAAATGAAAAGATCAATCAAAAGCTCTTACAAGTTTGGTTTTTAGGAATGCATACAGATGTTGGTGGTGGGTATAAAACTACTGACTTATCGGACATATCTTTGGTTTGGATGCTCGATAAAGCCATTAAACATGGTATAAGAATATATCCAAAACATAAGATTAAGATGAATGAGTTACCAAACGGGTTTATGAATAATTCTAGGCAAGATGGATATAGTCGCTTTTTTAAAAGAAAAGTAAGATACTGGCCAAAAAACAGACTAGATAAGCCAATCATTCATGAAAGTGTGTTTTCAAGAATAAATAATTTTAACAATACTGATAATCCTAAATACACTTCCTGGATTTTTGAATGCGAACATGGAAAAGAAGCTTGGATTAAATATAGAGATCAAACTTGGTGGAATGAATAA
- a CDS encoding DUF4259 domain-containing protein — translation MGTWGYRIFEDDASCDWYDEFCAGSQSFETLEEAIEDVIDIEDFLEHEICSGALVTAEIICAASGFKSKDFPDKEYHEGEDDDDDLPLIDFESIKSDLSEDLILRAQKAVKKIKKYSRSELLQIWSESDDYDKWLNEIDNLIERLEKCK, via the coding sequence ATGGGTACTTGGGGTTACAGAATCTTTGAAGATGATGCTTCTTGTGATTGGTATGATGAGTTTTGTGCTGGTAGTCAATCATTCGAGACACTCGAAGAAGCAATAGAAGATGTAATTGACATTGAAGACTTTTTAGAACATGAAATATGTTCTGGAGCTTTGGTTACTGCAGAAATTATTTGCGCAGCATCTGGCTTTAAGTCAAAAGATTTTCCTGATAAAGAATATCACGAAGGGGAAGATGATGATGACGATTTGCCTTTAATAGATTTTGAAAGTATAAAATCTGATCTAAGTGAAGATCTTATCTTAAGAGCACAAAAAGCTGTCAAGAAAATTAAAAAATATAGTAGGTCAGAATTGCTTCAGATTTGGAGTGAGTCTGATGACTATGATAAATGGCTTAATGAGATAGATAATCTTATCGAGAGATTAGAAAAATGTAAATAG
- a CDS encoding permease, protein MNYIELYIKELIWLLSEMSPYLLLGFLIAGILHAYLPQQKLVKYIGKNNLNSVINASLFGIPLPLCSCGVIPTGVSLNKNGASKGATVSFLISTPQTGVDSILATYALLGLPFALIRPIIAFVTGNIGGLITNQAEAKNISNSTGENNIEEVTSKNENRFKKMLKYAFVDFLKDISKWLIIGLLIAAFISLIIPDDFFAEYLSNPFLSMLVILAASVPLYVCATGSIPIAAVLLAKGISPGTALVFLMAGPATNAATITVIGKTLGKKTLIIYLASIMIGAVIFGLMIDYLLPASWFSIAGLGTIQQHAIHILPNWINYISAITLVLLIIYGYVKKDKVVTPIIDSDMDSIKIKVKGMTCNHCKANVERNINAMEGVNSATVNLENEEVMISGEKLDIEKIKHKVDDIGYEFVSKI, encoded by the coding sequence ATGAATTACATAGAATTATATATAAAAGAATTGATATGGTTGTTAAGTGAAATGTCTCCATATCTTTTATTAGGTTTTTTAATTGCAGGCATATTACATGCTTATTTACCACAGCAAAAACTTGTAAAATATATAGGGAAGAATAATTTAAATTCTGTAATAAATGCCTCTTTGTTTGGAATTCCTTTGCCGTTATGCTCATGTGGGGTTATTCCTACAGGGGTTTCTCTCAATAAAAATGGAGCATCTAAAGGGGCAACTGTGTCATTCTTGATCTCGACACCGCAAACTGGAGTTGATTCAATACTAGCTACTTATGCACTTTTAGGTTTGCCCTTTGCACTTATCAGACCCATTATTGCATTTGTAACTGGTAATATTGGTGGACTTATTACTAATCAAGCTGAAGCGAAAAATATTTCTAACTCAACTGGAGAAAATAATATTGAAGAGGTTACCAGCAAGAATGAAAATAGATTTAAGAAAATGTTGAAATATGCTTTTGTCGATTTTTTAAAAGATATTTCAAAATGGTTGATTATAGGGCTTCTAATTGCTGCTTTTATTTCTTTGATAATTCCTGATGATTTTTTTGCTGAATATCTAAGCAATCCATTTTTGAGTATGTTAGTTATTTTGGCTGCTTCAGTACCATTATATGTATGTGCAACTGGTTCTATTCCAATAGCAGCAGTTTTGTTAGCTAAAGGAATTTCTCCTGGTACAGCGTTAGTTTTTTTAATGGCAGGACCAGCAACTAATGCAGCCACGATTACTGTAATCGGGAAAACACTTGGCAAAAAAACATTAATCATATATTTAGCTTCAATAATGATTGGAGCAGTTATATTCGGTTTAATGATTGATTATTTATTGCCAGCTTCTTGGTTTTCTATAGCAGGTTTGGGCACTATTCAACAACATGCTATTCACATTCTTCCTAATTGGATTAATTATATTTCAGCAATAACATTAGTTTTATTAATAATATATGGCTATGTTAAAAAAGACAAAGTTGTAACTCCAATTATTGATAGTGATATGGATTCAATTAAAATAAAAGTAAAAGGGATGACATGTAACCATTGCAAAGCAAATGTTGAGCGAAATATTAATGCAATGGAAGGAGTTAACTCAGCTACGGTTAATCTAGAAAACGAAGAGGTAATGATAAGCGGGGAAAAATTGGATATCGAAAAGATAAAGCATAAAGTCGATGATATAGGATATGAATTCGTTTCAAAAATTTAA
- a CDS encoding NAD(P)/FAD-dependent oxidoreductase, which translates to MIESEVCIIGAGPGGCSAAMFLDKMGIPSLLVDKATFPRDKICGDGLSGWVLSILNKLDPEINYTFSKTPLQVPSWGARFIAPNQQTLDVPFKINDAVNNNLPAGFVSKRVHFDNFLIEEVKKRRSINLLENTEITDLEYADNQVLLTDKNGDQIIKTKLVIFANGAYSKFSKKLANIHMEKRHYVAGIRSYFEGITGIHENNYIELHFLKELLPGYFWIFPLPNGQANVGLGIRSDKISKQGVNLKKQLYQIINHNPILKERFANAKEIDSPKGFGLPLGSKKRKLSGDNFMLVGDAASLIDPFTGEGIGNAMASGMYAAIHAEKCLKENNFSADFMKGYDQYTYGKLSKELQLSKAMQDLLNYPWLFSLIVNKAIKNKTLRETISSMLTDMEVREQLKKPSFYFKVLFG; encoded by the coding sequence ATGATAGAATCGGAAGTATGTATAATTGGTGCCGGACCTGGAGGGTGTTCTGCTGCTATGTTTTTAGATAAAATGGGAATACCCAGTTTACTTGTAGACAAGGCCACTTTTCCAAGAGATAAAATTTGTGGTGATGGCTTAAGTGGCTGGGTTTTAAGTATTTTAAATAAATTAGATCCAGAAATTAATTATACATTTTCAAAAACACCACTGCAAGTTCCTTCTTGGGGAGCAAGATTTATAGCCCCTAACCAACAAACATTAGATGTTCCATTTAAAATCAACGATGCGGTAAACAACAATTTACCAGCGGGCTTTGTATCAAAAAGGGTTCATTTCGATAACTTTTTGATTGAAGAAGTAAAAAAAAGAAGATCAATCAACTTACTTGAAAATACTGAGATTACCGATCTAGAATATGCTGATAATCAGGTTTTACTTACAGATAAAAATGGCGATCAGATTATAAAAACCAAACTAGTAATTTTTGCTAATGGAGCCTATTCAAAATTCAGCAAAAAACTAGCTAATATTCACATGGAAAAAAGACATTATGTAGCCGGCATAAGGTCTTATTTTGAGGGAATTACAGGCATACATGAAAATAATTACATAGAACTTCATTTTCTAAAAGAGTTATTGCCAGGTTATTTCTGGATTTTCCCGCTTCCTAATGGACAAGCTAATGTAGGCTTGGGTATAAGAAGTGATAAAATAAGTAAACAAGGAGTTAATCTTAAAAAGCAGCTTTATCAAATAATAAACCATAACCCTATATTAAAAGAGCGATTTGCTAACGCTAAAGAAATTGATTCACCAAAAGGTTTTGGCTTACCACTCGGATCAAAAAAAAGAAAATTGTCAGGAGATAACTTCATGTTAGTTGGTGATGCTGCTAGTTTGATAGACCCATTTACAGGAGAAGGAATTGGAAATGCGATGGCTAGTGGTATGTATGCCGCAATACATGCAGAAAAATGCTTAAAAGAGAACAATTTCTCTGCTGATTTTATGAAGGGTTACGACCAATATACATATGGTAAATTAAGTAAAGAACTTCAATTAAGTAAAGCAATGCAAGATTTGCTTAATTACCCATGGCTATTTAGTTTAATAGTGAATAAAGCAATAAAAAATAAAACTTTAAGAGAAACTATATCTTCTATGTTAACAGATATGGAAGTACGAGAACAACTTAAAAAGCCATCTTTTTACTTTAAAGTATTATTTGGCTAA
- the pyrR gene encoding bifunctional pyr operon transcriptional regulator/uracil phosphoribosyltransferase PyrR, with product MAKIKLLSSKLLDIMLSRLCQQLIENHIDFNDSVLLGMQPRGVFLAKRIKERLSEMINVDVPVGSLDTTFYRDDFRRRDEPLSPNSTHVPFIIENKKVILVDDVLYTGRTVRAAISAMLAFGRPSKVELFVLVNRKYSRHLPIEPNYVGKSVNTIQSQRVVVEWIEQGFDEDNIWLFNQWQG from the coding sequence ATGGCCAAAATCAAATTGTTAAGCAGTAAGCTCTTAGATATCATGCTGAGTAGACTTTGCCAGCAATTAATTGAAAATCACATAGATTTTAATGATTCTGTTCTACTTGGGATGCAGCCCAGAGGAGTTTTTCTTGCTAAAAGAATTAAAGAACGACTTTCTGAAATGATAAATGTAGATGTACCTGTTGGTTCATTAGATACCACTTTTTACCGAGATGATTTCAGAAGAAGAGATGAACCATTATCACCAAATTCTACGCATGTTCCTTTCATTATAGAAAATAAAAAGGTAATTCTTGTAGATGATGTACTTTACACCGGAAGAACAGTTAGAGCAGCTATTAGTGCTATGCTGGCTTTTGGCAGACCATCTAAAGTAGAGCTTTTTGTTCTAGTAAACAGAAAGTATAGCAGGCATCTACCTATTGAGCCAAATTACGTTGGAAAATCGGTAAATACTATTCAATCTCAAAGAGTAGTAGTAGAATGGATAGAACAGGGATTCGACGAAGATAATATTTGGTTATTTAACCAATGGCAAGGATAA
- a CDS encoding aspartate carbamoyltransferase catalytic subunit, whose amino-acid sequence MASLSVKHLLGIKNLEKSDLNLIFETADHFKQVINRPIKKVPSLRDMTIANVFFENSTRTRLSFELAEKRLSADVINFSSSSSSVKKGETLLDTVKNILSMKVDIIVMRHASPGAPHFLSNNINAQVVNAGDGTHEHPTQALLDSYSIRQKLGEVGGKKIVIVGDISHSRVALSNIFALLKLGAEVKVCGPPTLIPKYITEIGVGYEPDIKKALDWCDVANVLRIQLERQKSANFPSLREYSMYYGVNKQLLDSLNKEIVIMHPGPINRGVELNSDVADSEHSIILDQVENGVAVRMAVLYLLAQN is encoded by the coding sequence ATGGCAAGTTTAAGTGTAAAGCATCTGCTAGGGATAAAAAATTTAGAAAAGTCTGACTTAAATTTAATTTTTGAAACAGCAGATCATTTTAAACAAGTTATAAATCGACCAATAAAGAAAGTTCCTTCGCTTAGAGACATGACGATCGCAAATGTCTTCTTTGAGAATTCAACAAGAACAAGACTTTCATTTGAATTAGCAGAAAAAAGACTTTCTGCTGATGTGATAAACTTTTCATCATCTTCAAGCTCTGTAAAAAAAGGTGAAACACTACTCGACACAGTAAAAAACATACTTTCTATGAAGGTAGATATTATTGTGATGAGACATGCATCACCCGGAGCACCACATTTTCTATCAAATAATATAAATGCACAAGTTGTTAATGCTGGCGATGGAACACACGAGCATCCTACTCAAGCATTATTAGACTCTTATTCCATAAGACAAAAACTTGGTGAAGTTGGTGGTAAGAAAATAGTAATAGTTGGAGATATTTCTCATTCAAGAGTAGCTCTTTCAAACATCTTTGCACTTCTAAAATTAGGTGCAGAAGTAAAAGTTTGCGGCCCTCCTACTTTAATTCCAAAGTACATTACTGAGATTGGTGTTGGATATGAACCAGATATTAAAAAAGCTCTCGATTGGTGCGATGTGGCCAATGTACTTAGAATTCAGTTAGAGAGGCAGAAATCAGCTAATTTCCCATCATTAAGAGAATACTCGATGTACTACGGAGTAAACAAGCAATTACTCGATAGCTTAAATAAGGAAATTGTGATAATGCACCCTGGACCAATTAACAGAGGTGTTGAATTAAATAGTGATGTGGCAGATTCTGAGCATTCTATTATTCTAGATCAAGTAGAAAATGGGGTTGCTGTAAGAATGGCAGTATTATATTTATTAGCTCAGAACTAA
- a CDS encoding ABC transporter ATP-binding protein, whose translation MKITVKGAGKKFGHNWIFKNIDTSFEKGNSYAITGNNGSGKTTLIKALAGITPLSIGTIEYSKQDGAKINADDFFNYITLAGPYTELIEEFTLLEVLQFYSKFKELTLSNKELLENTGFNKVKNLSVKFFSSGMKQKLKLALAMFTNSKVVFLDEPTSNLDKENTSWYLENIEKATIDKILIICSNQQYEYSFCREVLNVNMFK comes from the coding sequence ATGAAAATAACTGTAAAGGGAGCAGGTAAAAAGTTTGGCCATAACTGGATTTTCAAAAACATAGATACAAGCTTTGAGAAAGGTAATAGCTATGCGATAACTGGGAATAATGGTTCTGGCAAAACTACTTTAATTAAAGCACTCGCAGGTATAACTCCATTGAGTATAGGTACAATTGAATATTCCAAACAAGATGGAGCTAAAATTAATGCAGATGATTTTTTTAACTATATAACTTTAGCTGGTCCCTACACAGAATTAATAGAAGAGTTTACTTTACTAGAAGTATTGCAGTTCTATTCAAAATTTAAAGAACTTACTCTATCAAATAAAGAATTACTAGAAAATACAGGCTTTAATAAAGTTAAAAACCTATCTGTAAAGTTTTTTTCTTCAGGAATGAAGCAAAAACTCAAGTTAGCACTAGCAATGTTTACAAATTCGAAGGTGGTATTTTTAGATGAGCCTACTTCTAATTTAGATAAAGAAAATACCAGTTGGTATTTAGAGAATATAGAAAAAGCGACTATTGATAAAATATTAATAATTTGTTCCAACCAGCAATATGAGTATAGTTTTTGTCGCGAGGTACTTAATGTTAATATGTTCAAATAA
- the lpxA gene encoding acyl-ACP--UDP-N-acetylglucosamine O-acyltransferase, which translates to MIHPYTNIHSEAKIGEGVQVEAFVTIEKDVEIGDGCWIGPNVSIMEGARIGKNVKIHPGAVISNVPQDLKFQGEKTYTYIGDNTVVRECVTINRGTADRWKTEIGADCLLMAYVHIAHDCHIGDGCIIANSCQIAGHVTIQEAARLGGTTAVHQFVKIGSHCMIGGGSLVRKDVPPFITAAREPLIYSGVNSVGLQRSGFSPEKINQIQEVYRHYFLKGNNKAQALKLIEEEIPDSKEKSKILDFIKNSERGVIKGYH; encoded by the coding sequence ATGATTCACCCGTATACAAATATTCATTCTGAAGCAAAAATAGGAGAAGGCGTACAAGTAGAGGCATTTGTTACCATCGAAAAGGATGTTGAGATAGGAGATGGATGCTGGATTGGTCCCAATGTTAGTATAATGGAAGGCGCCAGAATTGGTAAAAATGTTAAGATTCATCCTGGTGCAGTTATATCCAATGTACCACAGGACTTAAAGTTTCAGGGTGAAAAAACCTACACATATATTGGTGATAACACTGTCGTGAGAGAGTGTGTAACTATTAATAGAGGTACTGCCGACCGTTGGAAAACGGAAATTGGAGCAGACTGTCTTTTAATGGCTTATGTACATATTGCGCACGATTGTCATATAGGAGATGGTTGTATAATCGCTAACTCTTGCCAAATTGCTGGACATGTTACAATCCAAGAAGCTGCCAGATTAGGTGGAACAACAGCAGTACATCAATTTGTGAAAATTGGTTCACATTGTATGATTGGAGGTGGCTCTTTAGTAAGAAAAGATGTGCCTCCATTTATTACAGCAGCTAGAGAACCTTTGATTTACAGTGGAGTAAATTCTGTAGGCTTGCAAAGGAGTGGATTTTCACCTGAGAAAATAAATCAAATACAAGAAGTTTATAGGCATTATTTTCTGAAAGGCAATAATAAAGCTCAGGCACTTAAGTTAATTGAAGAAGAAATACCTGATTCGAAGGAGAAAAGCAAAATTCTTGATTTTATTAAAAATTCAGAAAGAGGAGTTATCAAAGGTTATCATTAA
- a CDS encoding bifunctional UDP-3-O-[3-hydroxymyristoyl] N-acetylglucosamine deacetylase/3-hydroxyacyl-ACP dehydratase codes for MHTKQHTIKKQVTVSGVGLHTGVPANMTFKPAKPNHGIKFKRIDLEGEPVVDADVDNVVDLSRGTTIEQSGARVNTVEHTLAALVGLQIDNVLIEIDGPEPPIMDGSSIKFVESLKEAGLEEQGVMRNFFEIPESVFYKEEDRQVELAALPLNDYRVTVMVDYNSPVLGSQHASLNHISQFPEEIASSRTFCFLHELEMLRKNNLIKGGNFNNAIVVVDKVVSEEELSELATLFNLPKVEVKAEGILNNIELRYNNEPARHKLLDLIGDLALAGRPIKGQILAARPGHAANVAFAKKIKKMMQKNTKTDAVPEYDPKMPAVLDINQIGQVLPHAYPFRLVDKIFQLDENAVTGIKNVTINEPFFQGHFPGNPVMPGVLQIEAMAQTGGILLLNTVDNPEEYWTYFVGIDNCRFKKMVVPGDTLILKCELLAPVRRGIAKMKGQGYVAGKLVCEASMSACLVKKDI; via the coding sequence ATGCATACGAAACAACATACAATTAAGAAGCAAGTAACAGTTTCAGGTGTGGGACTGCATACCGGTGTGCCGGCTAATATGACATTTAAGCCAGCTAAACCTAACCACGGTATTAAATTTAAGAGAATTGACCTTGAAGGAGAACCTGTAGTTGATGCTGATGTTGATAATGTAGTTGACCTTTCTCGAGGTACTACTATAGAACAAAGTGGAGCGAGAGTTAATACTGTAGAACATACTTTAGCTGCTTTAGTAGGTTTGCAAATTGATAATGTGCTGATAGAAATAGATGGACCTGAACCTCCAATTATGGATGGTAGCTCAATCAAATTTGTAGAGTCTTTAAAAGAAGCAGGTTTGGAAGAACAAGGGGTGATGAGAAACTTCTTTGAAATTCCAGAAAGTGTTTTCTATAAAGAAGAAGACAGACAAGTTGAGTTAGCGGCGCTTCCATTAAACGATTACAGAGTAACAGTAATGGTAGATTACAATTCTCCTGTATTAGGTAGCCAACATGCTTCTTTAAATCATATAAGCCAGTTTCCAGAAGAAATTGCTTCGTCTAGAACATTCTGTTTTCTTCACGAACTAGAAATGCTTCGTAAAAACAACCTAATTAAAGGTGGTAACTTTAACAATGCTATTGTAGTGGTTGACAAAGTTGTAAGTGAGGAGGAGCTTTCAGAATTAGCAACTTTATTTAACTTACCTAAAGTAGAAGTAAAAGCAGAAGGTATTTTAAATAATATTGAGCTGAGATATAATAATGAGCCAGCTAGACATAAACTATTAGATTTAATAGGTGATTTAGCATTAGCTGGTAGACCAATAAAGGGTCAGATATTGGCAGCACGTCCAGGACATGCAGCAAACGTTGCTTTTGCAAAGAAAATTAAGAAAATGATGCAAAAGAATACGAAAACAGATGCTGTTCCTGAATACGATCCTAAAATGCCTGCTGTTTTGGACATCAACCAAATAGGACAGGTATTACCTCATGCATACCCTTTCAGATTAGTTGATAAGATTTTTCAACTTGATGAAAATGCTGTTACAGGTATAAAAAATGTAACAATTAACGAACCTTTCTTTCAAGGTCACTTTCCAGGAAACCCTGTAATGCCAGGTGTTTTACAGATTGAAGCTATGGCTCAAACTGGTGGAATCCTTCTATTAAATACTGTTGATAATCCAGAAGAATATTGGACTTATTTTGTAGGTATTGATAATTGTAGATTTAAAAAAATGGTAGTACCAGGCGACACGCTAATATTAAAATGCGAGTTGTTAGCACCAGTAAGAAGAGGTATTGCCAAAATGAAGGGGCAAGGTTATGTTGCCGGAAAATTAGTTTGTGAAGCCAGCATGTCAGCATGTTTGGTTAAAAAAGATATTTAA